Genomic DNA from Thermoanaerobaculia bacterium:
TCTACGACCGGCTGGAGGTGGCGGTCGCCGGACGGTTGCTCGGCGGGCAGACGGCTCCCGGTCCGCTGGGCGGGCGCGGCGTCGAACGACTTGCAGAAGCCCCTTCCGTCGACCGGCTGAAGGCCCGAAAGTGTGGTTCCGACCTGGTGCTGTCAGGATTCAACTCGAAATGTTCACTGGAATTGTTCGCGAACTTGGGACTCTGACCGCGGCGCCCGTCGACTCGGGCCAGGGCGGCGTTCGTCTGCGGATCGGGCACTCGGCGGAGCTCGGAGCGCTGCTCTCGCCCGGGGCGAGTCTCGGCGTGTCCGGGGTCTGCCTCACCATCCTCGATACGGCGACGAGGTCGGAGGTCGAGTCGGAGGTGGAGCTGTCGCGCGAGACCCTGGCGCGCACCCGGCTCGGGCGGCTCCGTCAGGGCGACCGGGTCAATCTCGAGCCGGCGCTGCGGGCCGGGGACGCCCTGGGCGGGCATTGGGTCCAGGGACATGTCGACATCCTCGCGACGCTGCTGCGGCGCGACGACCGCGAGGCGCACAGCGATTTCACGGTGGCGATTCCTCGCGGAATGGCAGCGTACGTCGTCGAGAAGGGGTCGGTCGCGCTCGACGGCGTCAGCCTGACGGTGGCTTCGTGCACTCTCGAGTGCTTCAGCGTGGCTCTGATCCCGCACACTCTCGAGGTGACGACTCTGGGGGCCGCCCGCCCCGGCAGCCGGTTCCATTTCGAAGCCGACGTCCTCGCCAAGTACGTCGAGCGGATGCTCCTGGTGCGCGGGCTCATCCACATTCCGGACGGCGAGGGGAAGGACCGTTGACCTGGCGCGAGGTCGTGCCGCTGCCGTCGCGGTTCTGGATCCGTCACCTGCCGCGCCGCTGGCCCGAGGCCG
This window encodes:
- a CDS encoding riboflavin synthase — encoded protein: MFTGIVRELGTLTAAPVDSGQGGVRLRIGHSAELGALLSPGASLGVSGVCLTILDTATRSEVESEVELSRETLARTRLGRLRQGDRVNLEPALRAGDALGGHWVQGHVDILATLLRRDDREAHSDFTVAIPRGMAAYVVEKGSVALDGVSLTVASCTLECFSVALIPHTLEVTTLGAARPGSRFHFEADVLAKYVERMLLVRGLIHIPDGEGKDR